A window from Leptospira meyeri encodes these proteins:
- the jag gene encoding RNA-binding cell elongation regulator Jag/EloR — protein MNNYIFEAEGKTKSEAEEYSLETLRLQPGDLRFEVVDSGKSGFLGITQKKPAVVRAFVANNDIPSEKIIHGVIITILKKMGIPAEVVGMGDVDGKIYVELTSKESGLIIGKRGGTLDSLQFLLNLMVDPKIRHNRKIVLDIESYRDKRELSLIRLAKSVAASVIKSGRSKLLDPMNPFERRIVHMAIQEDERVFTRSEGNGTFKRVRVISAKEKHKYKDLEDPSKKGLPVEDFADGVDQEDLD, from the coding sequence ATGAATAATTACATTTTCGAAGCCGAAGGAAAAACGAAAAGTGAGGCAGAAGAATATTCGCTCGAAACACTTCGCCTCCAACCAGGCGATTTACGATTCGAAGTAGTTGATTCCGGAAAATCCGGATTTTTAGGAATCACACAAAAAAAACCAGCCGTTGTACGTGCATTTGTTGCAAACAACGACATCCCATCCGAAAAAATCATTCATGGAGTGATCATAACCATTTTGAAAAAAATGGGAATTCCTGCTGAAGTAGTAGGAATGGGTGATGTAGATGGAAAAATCTATGTCGAACTAACAAGTAAAGAATCTGGACTCATTATTGGGAAAAGAGGAGGCACTTTAGATTCACTTCAATTCCTTCTCAACTTAATGGTAGATCCAAAAATTCGTCATAACCGAAAAATAGTTTTGGATATTGAATCGTATCGCGACAAACGCGAGTTATCTCTCATTCGTTTGGCAAAATCAGTAGCAGCCTCTGTGATCAAATCAGGAAGGTCTAAACTACTTGATCCAATGAATCCGTTTGAACGAAGAATTGTTCACATGGCAATCCAAGAAGACGAAAGAGTATTCACAAGATCAGAAGGAAATGGAACTTTCAAAAGGGTTCGTGTCATCTCTGCAAAAGAAAAACATAAATACAAAGATTTGGAAGATCCTTCTAAAAAAGGCCTTCCCGTAGAAGACTTTGCAGACGGAGTAGACCAAGAAGATCTTGATTGA